The following are from one region of the Paenibacillus bovis genome:
- the leuB gene encoding 3-isopropylmalate dehydrogenase, with protein MADVKKIAVIAGDGIGPEVVAEAEKVLRKTEEVFGYSFETEHALFGGIAIDEKGTPLPEETLRVCKSADAVLLGAVGGPKWDNNSKELRPETGLLGIRKELGLFSNLRPAVVFDCLKEASTLKPEVLEGTDLMVVRELTGGIYFGDKLRRQGAHGEEAVDTCVYNVTEIERIARQAFEIAQGRRKKLASVDKANVLETSRLWRETVNRIAPEYPDVELEHVLVDNCAMQLLRRPSSFDVIVTENMFGDILSDEAAMLTGSIGMLASASLGEGSFGLYEPVHGSAPDIAGQGLANPIATILSLALMFRTTFGYSEAADAIESAIARVLDEGHRTADIAVDKSKALSTTQMGDLIVAAIQKV; from the coding sequence ATGGCAGACGTCAAAAAAATCGCAGTAATCGCCGGTGACGGAATCGGACCGGAAGTCGTAGCAGAAGCGGAAAAAGTATTGAGAAAAACCGAAGAGGTATTCGGCTATTCTTTCGAGACTGAACATGCCTTATTCGGCGGAATCGCTATCGATGAAAAGGGAACTCCCCTTCCGGAAGAAACGCTGCGCGTTTGTAAAAGTGCCGATGCCGTACTGCTTGGCGCGGTAGGCGGTCCCAAATGGGATAACAACTCCAAAGAGCTGCGTCCGGAGACCGGATTGCTCGGCATTCGCAAGGAACTGGGCCTGTTCTCCAATCTCCGTCCGGCAGTTGTATTTGACTGCCTCAAGGAAGCGTCCACACTCAAACCGGAAGTGCTTGAAGGTACCGACCTGATGGTAGTACGCGAGCTGACCGGCGGCATCTACTTTGGAGACAAGCTGAGAAGACAGGGAGCACATGGGGAAGAAGCAGTAGATACCTGCGTATACAATGTTACCGAGATCGAGCGTATTGCCAGACAGGCATTCGAAATCGCCCAGGGACGCCGCAAAAAGCTTGCTTCGGTAGACAAAGCGAACGTGCTGGAGACTTCCCGTCTGTGGCGCGAGACTGTAAACCGTATTGCGCCGGAATACCCGGATGTAGAGCTGGAGCATGTACTGGTAGATAACTGTGCGATGCAGCTGCTGCGTCGTCCATCGAGCTTTGACGTTATCGTTACCGAGAATATGTTTGGAGATATTCTGAGTGACGAAGCGGCGATGCTGACTGGGTCAATCGGTATGCTGGCCTCCGCTTCACTGGGGGAAGGCAGCTTTGGATTGTATGAGCCGGTACACGGTTCGGCGCCGGATATCGCAGGACAGGGACTGGCGAATCCGATTGCGACCATTCTCTCACTCGCGCTGATGTTCCGCACGACTTTTGGATACAGTGAAGCCGCAGATGCAATTGAGTCCGCGATAGCACGAGTGCTCGATGAAGGTCATCGTACAGCCGATATTGCGGTAGACAAGAGCAAAGCACTGTCTACGACGCAAATGGGCGATCTGATTGTAGCCGCTATCCAAAAAGTATAG
- the ilvN gene encoding acetolactate synthase small subunit, translating into MIPTTLKHTIAVLVNDQPGVLQRVSGLFGRRGFNIESITVGQSEEAGLSRMVIVTTGDENTLEQVEKQLYKIIDVIKVIDLSSRPMVARELALIKVKAEPAERPEIMGVIETFRAAVVDIGPSSLMVQVVGDTEKIDAMIELLKPYGIRELSRTGATAMIRGNV; encoded by the coding sequence ATGATACCGACAACGCTGAAACATACCATCGCCGTATTAGTCAATGACCAGCCTGGCGTGCTGCAAAGAGTCTCCGGACTCTTTGGCCGCCGGGGATTCAATATCGAGAGCATCACTGTCGGTCAATCGGAAGAAGCAGGCTTGTCCCGGATGGTTATTGTTACAACCGGTGACGAAAATACACTGGAGCAGGTGGAAAAGCAGCTTTACAAAATTATCGACGTAATCAAGGTTATCGATCTCAGCTCGCGTCCGATGGTTGCACGCGAACTGGCTCTAATCAAAGTTAAAGCCGAGCCGGCAGAGCGTCCCGAGATTATGGGAGTTATCGAGACGTTTCGCGCCGCTGTCGTGGATATCGGGCCAAGCAGCCTGATGGTACAGGTGGTCGGCGATACCGAGAAAATAGATGCCATGATCGAACTGCTCAAGCCTTATGGCATTCGGGAACTTTCCCGCACAGGCGCGACAGCGATGATACGCGGTAACGTGTAA
- a CDS encoding AAA family ATPase: MIPVNEVQNIARQLQTEIGRKIVGKQHEIQLLLTALFASGHVLMEDVPGTGKTMLAKTLAAAMQCRFQRVQFTPDLLPSDLTGGNFYNQKESEFIFRPGPLFAHIVLADEINRATPRTQSSLLECMEEKQISIDGTSMKLEDPFMVIATQNPVDNQGTFPLPEAQMDRFMLKLSLGYPSSAEGVEILRRSLEMPDAPPVSSQLDEKNEVPSYQKPADSESASAIYTEAVRSADYAVTRDQIIQTRQICRQIQVHPDLLEYMVRIAEATRQHADTALGASPRATQALLRASQAYAAIQGRNYVLPDDIRTLAAPVLAHRLIFRSRHQNGVVQAQQLIQSILDTEPVPTEAGIEGSVK, translated from the coding sequence ATGATACCTGTCAATGAAGTTCAGAATATCGCCCGGCAGCTGCAGACGGAGATCGGCAGAAAAATAGTAGGCAAGCAGCACGAGATTCAGCTGCTGCTGACCGCTCTGTTTGCCTCTGGTCATGTGCTGATGGAAGATGTACCCGGTACCGGCAAAACAATGCTGGCCAAAACACTGGCGGCAGCGATGCAATGCCGTTTTCAGCGTGTACAGTTCACTCCCGATCTGCTGCCATCCGATCTGACCGGCGGCAACTTTTATAATCAAAAGGAATCCGAATTTATTTTTCGGCCGGGTCCTTTATTTGCCCATATTGTGCTAGCCGATGAGATCAACCGGGCAACACCACGTACCCAATCCAGTCTGCTGGAATGCATGGAAGAAAAGCAGATCAGTATCGACGGAACCAGCATGAAGCTGGAAGATCCCTTTATGGTGATTGCTACCCAGAATCCGGTAGATAACCAGGGGACTTTTCCATTGCCGGAAGCGCAAATGGATCGGTTTATGCTCAAGCTGTCACTCGGTTATCCTTCCTCGGCAGAAGGGGTGGAAATTCTGCGCCGATCGCTGGAAATGCCGGACGCTCCACCAGTATCCTCCCAACTGGATGAGAAGAATGAGGTACCTTCGTATCAGAAGCCGGCAGATAGCGAATCTGCGTCTGCAATTTATACTGAAGCAGTCCGGTCTGCAGACTATGCAGTCACACGGGATCAGATTATTCAGACCCGACAAATATGCCGCCAGATTCAGGTACATCCGGATCTGCTGGAATATATGGTTCGTATAGCCGAAGCCACAAGACAGCATGCCGATACGGCTCTCGGAGCCAGTCCGCGTGCTACACAGGCACTACTGCGCGCGTCACAGGCCTATGCTGCTATTCAGGGACGGAATTATGTACTGCCTGATGATATTCGTACATTAGCTGCTCCGGTGCTCGCTCACCGACTGATTTTCCGCAGTCGCCATCAGAATGGGGTCGTACAGGCACAGCAATTGATTCAGTCTATTCTGGATACGGAGCCGGTGCCGACCGAAGCAGGCATCGAAGGCAGTGTGAAGTAG
- a CDS encoding 2-isopropylmalate synthase, with translation MRKIYIFDTTLRDGEQSPGVNLNTREKVEIAHQLERLGVDRIEAGFPAASPGDLAAVNAVARAVKNASVIGLSRSREQDIDAVREALKGAQDPCLHLFLATSPIHRQYKLRMEKEQVKDTARSAIRYARKYFDKVEFSLEDAGRTELEFIAEMTKMAIEEGAYVVNLPDTVGYLSPYEYGNIFKYVKENVPGVEKVQLSAHCHDDLGMATANALAAILNGADQIEGTINGIGERAGNTALEEVALALETRQDFYQAKTSFTLSEIARTSRLVSKLTGMVVPGNKAIVGANAFAHESGIHQDGMLKEKSTYEIMTPETIGFKESKLVMGKHSGRHAFREHLIELGFELDEEAINTAFAKFKILADKKKEITEDDLFALLEERMTDAPEFFQLDSLFVSFDSESAPVAKVRLTTADGEVRLEESSGNGAVDSIYNAIDKASQEDVTLADYSIKAVTQGKDALGEVHVALTQEGITAQGRGVSTDILEASARAYVDSLNRLVEKRKTYGRRDNISMI, from the coding sequence ATGCGTAAAATTTATATTTTCGATACTACGCTGAGAGATGGAGAACAATCGCCAGGGGTTAATTTGAATACCCGTGAGAAAGTGGAGATTGCGCATCAGCTCGAGCGTCTGGGTGTCGATCGTATTGAAGCTGGTTTTCCTGCGGCATCGCCCGGAGATCTGGCAGCGGTTAATGCTGTGGCACGTGCAGTGAAGAATGCGAGCGTTATTGGTCTGTCGCGTTCCAGAGAGCAAGATATCGATGCGGTACGCGAGGCGCTGAAGGGGGCGCAAGATCCGTGCCTGCATCTGTTCCTGGCGACTTCACCGATTCACCGCCAGTACAAGCTGCGTATGGAAAAAGAACAGGTCAAGGATACGGCCCGTTCAGCGATCCGTTATGCGCGCAAATATTTTGATAAAGTGGAATTCTCCCTGGAAGATGCAGGACGTACCGAGCTGGAATTTATCGCGGAGATGACCAAAATGGCGATCGAAGAAGGCGCATACGTCGTCAATCTGCCGGATACAGTCGGCTACCTCTCTCCCTATGAATACGGCAATATTTTCAAATATGTCAAAGAAAACGTGCCTGGTGTGGAAAAAGTACAATTGAGCGCGCACTGTCATGATGATCTGGGGATGGCAACAGCCAATGCGCTGGCAGCGATTCTGAATGGTGCGGATCAGATCGAAGGCACGATTAACGGTATCGGCGAGCGTGCCGGGAATACAGCACTGGAAGAAGTAGCATTGGCTCTGGAAACCAGACAGGACTTTTACCAGGCGAAGACATCGTTTACCCTATCCGAGATCGCGCGTACGAGCCGTCTGGTCAGCAAACTGACCGGTATGGTCGTACCAGGGAACAAAGCGATTGTCGGAGCAAATGCGTTTGCTCATGAATCCGGTATTCACCAGGATGGCATGCTCAAGGAGAAATCCACGTACGAGATCATGACACCGGAGACCATCGGCTTCAAAGAGAGCAAGCTGGTCATGGGCAAGCACTCCGGCCGCCACGCGTTCCGCGAGCATCTGATCGAACTGGGCTTCGAGCTGGATGAAGAAGCGATTAATACCGCTTTTGCCAAATTCAAGATTCTGGCGGACAAAAAGAAAGAAATTACCGAGGATGATCTGTTTGCGCTGCTGGAAGAGCGCATGACCGATGCACCGGAATTTTTCCAACTGGATTCCCTGTTTGTTTCCTTTGACAGTGAATCTGCACCGGTTGCCAAAGTGCGCCTGACTACAGCCGATGGCGAAGTACGTCTGGAAGAGTCCAGCGGTAACGGTGCAGTAGACTCTATCTATAATGCGATCGACAAGGCTTCACAGGAAGATGTAACTCTGGCTGATTATTCGATCAAAGCGGTTACGCAGGGCAAGGATGCTCTTGGTGAGGTGCATGTCGCGCTGACCCAGGAAGGTATTACGGCCCAGGGACGCGGTGTCAGCACGGATATCCTCGAAGCGAGCGCCCGCGCCTATGTCGATTCACTGAACCGTCTGGTAGAAAAGCGCAAAACCTATGGCAGACGCGACAATATCAGCATGATCTAA
- the ilvC gene encoding ketol-acid reductoisomerase, whose translation MAVTTYYENDADLNVLKGKTIAVIGYGSQGHAHAQNLRDSGLSVVIGLREGKSFDKAKNDGFEVLSVAEATKKADIVQILMPDETQASVYNSEIAPNLKETAALMFAHGFNVHFGQIVAPKNDVLLVAPKSPGHMVRRTYEEGFGVPGLIAIHQDATGNAKEIGLAYAKGIGCTRAGVIETSFREETETDLFGEQAVLCGGVSALVKAGFETLTEAGYAPEMAYFECLHELKLIVDLMYEGGLATMRDSISNTAEYGDYVTGPRIVTEETKKAMKEVLTDIQQGKFARDFILENQSGRAFLTATRRNEAEHPLEVVGSQLRDMMHWIKK comes from the coding sequence ATGGCAGTAACTACTTATTACGAAAACGATGCAGACTTGAACGTATTGAAAGGTAAAACAATCGCAGTAATCGGTTATGGCAGCCAGGGACATGCCCATGCACAAAACCTGCGTGACAGCGGATTGTCTGTTGTTATCGGTCTGCGTGAAGGCAAATCGTTCGACAAAGCCAAAAATGACGGTTTTGAAGTATTGTCTGTTGCCGAAGCTACCAAAAAAGCGGATATCGTACAAATCCTGATGCCGGATGAGACACAAGCCAGCGTGTATAACAGCGAAATCGCGCCTAACCTCAAAGAAACAGCTGCACTGATGTTCGCTCATGGTTTCAATGTTCATTTCGGTCAAATCGTTGCTCCTAAAAATGATGTACTGCTCGTTGCTCCTAAATCTCCTGGTCACATGGTGCGTCGTACATATGAAGAAGGATTCGGCGTACCCGGCCTGATCGCTATTCATCAGGATGCAACAGGCAATGCTAAAGAAATCGGTCTGGCATATGCCAAAGGGATCGGCTGTACACGCGCAGGGGTTATCGAAACTTCCTTCCGTGAAGAGACCGAAACCGATCTGTTCGGTGAGCAGGCTGTTCTGTGTGGCGGCGTAAGTGCTCTGGTAAAAGCCGGATTTGAGACACTGACCGAAGCAGGTTATGCTCCGGAGATGGCTTACTTTGAATGTCTGCATGAACTGAAACTGATCGTTGACCTGATGTATGAAGGTGGTCTGGCAACGATGCGTGATTCGATCAGTAACACTGCGGAGTATGGTGACTATGTAACTGGACCTCGTATCGTTACAGAAGAGACCAAAAAAGCAATGAAAGAAGTACTGACCGATATCCAGCAAGGTAAATTCGCACGCGACTTTATCCTGGAAAATCAATCCGGTCGTGCATTCCTGACTGCGACACGTCGTAATGAAGCCGAGCATCCACTCGAAGTAGTAGGTTCACAGCTGCGCGATATGATGCATTGGATTAAAAAATAA
- the ilvB gene encoding biosynthetic-type acetolactate synthase large subunit — translation MSAQIPNVQSTDELREKWMKPEVITGSEMLLRSLLLEGVECVFGYPGGAVLYIYDAMHGFDDFKHLLTRHEQGAIHAADGYARASGKVGVCIATSGPGATNLVTGIATAYMDSVPLVVITGNVATTLIGTDAFQEADITGITMPITKHSYLVRDVEDLPRIIHEAFHIANTGRKGPVLIDIPKDVSAAKSLFKPHTEPVMMRGYNPRVLPNKLQLDKLHQAIAEAKRPLILAGGGVVYSGGHEELLKFVETTGIPITTTLLGLGGFPSGHDLWIGMPGMHGTYAANNAIQQSDLLISIGARFDDRVTGKLDGFAPHARIAHIDIDPAEIGKNVKTDIPIVGDVKTVLEMLNIEAGHSSYADEWRTTIAGWKKEKPFRYDDSEEVLKPQWVVEMLNDTTRGEAIVTTDVGQHQMWAAQYYRFNKPRSWVTSGGLGTMGFGFPSAIGAQMANPERLVISINGDGGMQMCAQELAICAINNIPVKVVVMNNQVLGMVRQWQELIYDNRYSHIDLSGSPDFVKLAEAYGVKGLRATNKQEAAAAWQEAMDTPGPVLVEFVVNKHENVYPMVPQGATIDQMLMGDKE, via the coding sequence ATGAGCGCGCAAATACCCAATGTGCAATCGACAGATGAATTACGAGAGAAATGGATGAAGCCTGAAGTCATTACAGGTTCGGAAATGCTGCTGCGCAGTCTGCTGTTGGAAGGTGTGGAATGTGTATTCGGATATCCGGGTGGAGCAGTATTGTACATCTACGATGCCATGCACGGATTCGATGATTTCAAGCATTTGTTAACACGGCACGAGCAGGGAGCGATTCATGCAGCTGATGGATATGCCCGTGCAAGCGGCAAAGTCGGCGTCTGCATCGCAACATCCGGTCCGGGAGCGACCAACCTGGTTACCGGAATCGCGACCGCTTATATGGATTCCGTACCCCTTGTTGTAATTACAGGCAATGTGGCAACGACACTGATCGGAACCGATGCTTTTCAGGAAGCGGATATTACCGGGATTACAATGCCAATCACCAAACACAGTTACCTGGTTCGCGATGTAGAGGATCTGCCAAGAATTATTCATGAAGCTTTCCATATCGCCAATACAGGACGCAAAGGTCCGGTGCTGATCGATATTCCCAAGGATGTATCGGCAGCCAAGTCTTTGTTCAAGCCGCATACCGAGCCGGTTATGATGCGCGGTTACAATCCGAGAGTACTGCCAAACAAGCTGCAGCTGGATAAGCTGCATCAGGCGATTGCCGAAGCCAAGCGTCCGCTGATTCTGGCAGGCGGTGGTGTCGTCTACTCCGGTGGTCATGAAGAATTGCTCAAGTTTGTGGAGACGACAGGCATTCCAATTACGACAACACTGCTCGGATTGGGCGGTTTCCCAAGCGGTCATGATCTGTGGATCGGTATGCCGGGGATGCACGGTACGTATGCAGCGAACAACGCGATTCAGCAGTCGGATCTGCTGATCAGCATCGGAGCCCGTTTTGATGATCGGGTAACCGGCAAGTTGGATGGGTTTGCACCACATGCTCGTATCGCACATATCGATATCGATCCGGCCGAGATTGGCAAAAATGTCAAAACCGACATTCCAATCGTAGGCGATGTGAAGACCGTGCTGGAAATGCTCAATATCGAAGCTGGTCATTCCAGTTATGCCGATGAATGGCGCACCACTATCGCCGGTTGGAAAAAGGAAAAGCCTTTCCGTTACGACGACTCCGAAGAAGTACTGAAACCGCAGTGGGTCGTAGAAATGCTCAATGATACAACACGCGGCGAAGCTATTGTTACTACGGATGTAGGGCAGCATCAGATGTGGGCCGCCCAGTATTACCGGTTTAACAAACCGCGTTCATGGGTAACATCCGGCGGACTCGGTACGATGGGATTCGGATTCCCGTCTGCGATAGGCGCCCAGATGGCCAACCCGGAACGCCTGGTAATCTCGATCAACGGTGACGGCGGTATGCAGATGTGTGCACAGGAACTGGCAATCTGCGCGATCAATAATATCCCGGTCAAAGTTGTCGTGATGAATAATCAGGTGCTGGGTATGGTGAGACAGTGGCAGGAACTGATTTACGATAACCGGTACAGCCATATTGATCTCTCCGGTAGCCCGGACTTTGTCAAACTGGCTGAAGCTTATGGCGTCAAAGGATTGCGGGCAACGAACAAGCAGGAAGCTGCTGCAGCCTGGCAGGAAGCGATGGATACACCGGGTCCTGTTCTGGTAGAATTCGTAGTCAACAAGCATGAGAATGTGTATCCGATGGTTCCACAGGGAGCCACCATTGATCAAATGTTAATGGGGGATAAAGAATGA
- a CDS encoding aldo/keto reductase, with translation MEYSYLGKSGLKVSRICLGTMNFGPVTDEKESFRIMDAALDAGVNFFDTANVYGFKIGAGATEEIIGRWFKQGGGRREKVVLATKVYGKMGDETDGPNDEGGLSAYKIRRHLEGSLKRLQTDHVELYQMHHEDSRISWDELWGAFEVAVQQGKIGYVGSSNFAAWHIAIAQKEAEKRHFLGLVSEQHKYSLLCREPELEVLPAAKELGLGVIPWSPLDGGLLGRNALKKIEGSRSGGNTERVEKHKQQLEQFASLCEELGEPQDVVALAWVLANPSVTAPIIGPRTSEQFESSLRILDVKLDESTMNRLDEIFPGPGGAAPKAYAW, from the coding sequence ATGGAATATTCATATCTTGGCAAGTCAGGTTTGAAAGTCAGCCGGATCTGTTTGGGCACCATGAATTTTGGACCAGTCACAGATGAGAAGGAATCTTTCCGCATTATGGATGCTGCTCTGGACGCAGGTGTCAATTTTTTTGATACTGCAAATGTATACGGATTCAAAATAGGAGCAGGTGCTACCGAAGAGATTATCGGACGCTGGTTCAAGCAGGGTGGCGGACGACGCGAAAAGGTCGTGCTCGCTACCAAAGTATATGGCAAAATGGGTGATGAAACCGACGGTCCCAATGATGAAGGTGGCCTGTCAGCCTATAAAATCCGCAGACATCTGGAAGGCTCACTCAAGCGCCTGCAGACGGATCATGTGGAACTGTATCAAATGCATCACGAAGATTCCCGGATCAGCTGGGATGAACTGTGGGGTGCTTTTGAAGTGGCGGTTCAGCAGGGTAAAATCGGCTATGTAGGCTCCAGTAACTTTGCTGCCTGGCATATTGCTATTGCCCAGAAAGAAGCGGAAAAGCGCCATTTCCTCGGACTCGTATCCGAGCAGCACAAATACAGCCTGCTCTGCCGCGAGCCGGAGCTGGAAGTACTGCCTGCAGCCAAAGAGCTGGGACTGGGCGTAATCCCATGGAGTCCGCTGGATGGTGGATTACTCGGACGCAATGCACTCAAAAAAATCGAAGGCTCCCGCAGTGGCGGCAATACCGAGCGCGTAGAGAAACACAAGCAGCAGCTGGAACAGTTTGCTTCACTGTGTGAAGAACTGGGCGAACCGCAGGATGTGGTTGCGTTGGCATGGGTACTGGCTAATCCGTCGGTAACCGCTCCGATTATTGGACCTCGTACATCCGAACAGTTCGAGAGTTCGCTGCGCATCCTGGATGTGAAGCTGGATGAATCTACTATGAACCGTCTGGACGAGATTTTCCCTGGCCCGGGTGGAGCGGCTCCAAAAGCTTACGCCTGGTAA
- a CDS encoding ABC transporter permease — MDVLTIIGQLINTTLVFATALIFTSLGGIFSEKSGVTNLGLEGLMVFGAFAAGVVGHYAQDAGMDAFSAATMGLLAAIVLGTIVSLIHALASITFKADQVISGIVINFLAAGSTLYMVKLLFDGAGETELIAGYSRIAIPYLSQIPLLGDAIFNAYPTTYLAIILVFVSFYVLYKTPFGLRLRSVGEHPSAADTVGIKVNRMRYIGVMLSGALAGIGGATITLTTTGTFSHNTISGQGYIAIAAMIFGKWNPIGAFGAAVFFGLAQAVRNYVQLFAWTQSIPPEVIYMLPYVLTIIVLVAAVGRSSAPSALGQPYDPSKR; from the coding sequence ATGGACGTATTAACAATTATCGGGCAGCTCATTAATACGACGCTTGTATTTGCTACAGCTCTGATATTCACTTCCCTTGGCGGCATTTTCTCGGAAAAATCCGGTGTGACCAACCTGGGACTGGAAGGTCTGATGGTATTTGGTGCATTTGCAGCCGGTGTCGTAGGTCACTATGCACAGGATGCCGGTATGGATGCATTCTCTGCAGCAACGATGGGTCTGCTGGCAGCTATCGTGCTGGGAACGATTGTATCATTGATTCACGCCCTCGCTTCGATTACGTTCAAAGCGGATCAGGTTATCAGTGGTATCGTTATTAACTTCCTGGCAGCAGGAAGTACGCTGTATATGGTTAAACTGCTGTTCGATGGTGCCGGTGAGACGGAATTGATTGCAGGTTACAGCCGTATTGCTATTCCTTATCTGAGTCAGATTCCACTGCTGGGCGATGCGATCTTCAACGCTTATCCGACTACGTATCTGGCGATTATCCTGGTGTTTGTATCGTTCTATGTATTGTACAAAACGCCATTCGGTCTGCGCCTTCGCTCTGTCGGGGAACATCCGAGTGCGGCCGATACCGTAGGTATCAAAGTCAACCGTATGCGTTATATCGGCGTTATGCTGAGTGGTGCACTGGCGGGAATCGGTGGTGCCACAATTACACTGACAACGACAGGTACTTTCTCGCATAATACGATTTCCGGTCAGGGTTATATCGCGATTGCTGCGATGATCTTTGGTAAATGGAATCCGATTGGTGCGTTTGGTGCGGCAGTGTTCTTCGGTCTGGCACAGGCAGTGCGTAACTATGTTCAGCTGTTTGCCTGGACACAGAGCATTCCGCCTGAAGTGATCTACATGCTGCCATATGTACTGACGATTATTGTTCTGGTTGCTGCCGTGGGCCGCTCCAGTGCACCGTCAGCACTCGGTCAGCCGTACGATCCGAGTAAGCGATAG
- a CDS encoding ABC transporter permease: protein MSKLMKIFTGDSFILSIVAIIMGLILGALVMLIGGYDPFEAYSALITRVYGDSYNFGEAIREMTPLIMTGLAFAFAARTGLFNIGGEGQFLIGMTAASIVGIHVHGLPVYIHAPLAVIAGAVFGGLWAAIAGYLKAARGVNEVISCIMLNWIGLYLSNMIINNYALLDGENRSVDIQPTASIAIGWLSEMMGNARVHWGTVIALLAAVFFYIFMWKTKQGYELRAVGFNQDASKYAGMNVNRNVVKAMFISGAFAGLGGAFTVLGVFGYQSVMASSPGTGFDGIAVALIGMNNPFGIILGSILFGTLTYGSAGMSFSADVPPEIVRIVIGAIIFFIAAQGIVRWVLKPFYAKRKKEKVL from the coding sequence ATGAGTAAATTGATGAAAATATTTACCGGAGATTCCTTTATCTTGTCCATTGTAGCGATTATCATGGGTCTGATCCTCGGCGCACTCGTGATGCTGATCGGCGGTTATGATCCGTTCGAAGCCTACAGTGCACTGATTACCCGTGTATATGGAGACTCCTATAACTTTGGTGAAGCGATTCGTGAGATGACACCGCTTATTATGACAGGTCTGGCTTTTGCTTTTGCAGCACGTACCGGTCTGTTCAATATCGGTGGCGAAGGACAGTTTCTGATCGGCATGACAGCTGCTTCGATCGTGGGTATCCACGTTCATGGACTGCCTGTATACATCCATGCGCCATTAGCTGTTATCGCCGGTGCCGTATTCGGTGGATTGTGGGCAGCGATTGCCGGCTATCTCAAGGCTGCACGAGGCGTAAACGAAGTTATTTCCTGTATTATGCTGAACTGGATCGGTCTGTACCTGTCCAATATGATCATTAATAACTATGCTCTGCTGGACGGCGAGAACCGCTCGGTGGATATTCAGCCAACAGCTTCTATCGCTATCGGCTGGTTGTCCGAGATGATGGGGAATGCTCGTGTTCACTGGGGAACGGTTATTGCACTGCTTGCTGCGGTATTCTTCTATATCTTTATGTGGAAAACCAAGCAGGGCTATGAGCTTCGTGCGGTAGGTTTTAACCAGGATGCTTCCAAGTATGCCGGTATGAACGTTAACCGTAATGTAGTCAAAGCCATGTTTATCAGCGGTGCGTTTGCCGGTCTGGGCGGCGCTTTTACCGTACTGGGCGTATTCGGTTACCAATCGGTTATGGCAAGTTCACCGGGAACCGGATTTGACGGTATCGCGGTTGCATTGATCGGGATGAATAATCCGTTTGGTATCATTCTTGGTTCTATCCTGTTCGGTACGTTGACCTATGGTTCGGCGGGTATGAGCTTCAGTGCGGATGTACCACCTGAAATCGTACGTATCGTTATCGGTGCCATTATATTCTTTATTGCTGCACAGGGTATTGTGCGCTGGGTACTGAAGCCATTCTATGCCAAGCGTAAGAAAGAGAAGGTGTTGTAA